The window TGCGGGAAACAACAACGCTGGTGTTGAAATATCTAATATCATAAAAAATCCTTATATAGTATATTATTGTTGAAAAACTCTATAGGTATTCCTACCCGCTTCTTTTGCTTGATATAAGGCAATATCAGCTTTATCCAAGAGGGTAGAAAGACTTTTATCTTCTTTATTCATTGATACTAAACCTAAACTAATAGTACAATGTATCTTGAGTGTTGACGTAGTATAGAGATGTGAATCAATATTAAATCTAATTTTTTCAGCCAATTCTTTTGCTCCATTAATATTGGTATCTTTAAGTATGATGGCAAATTCTTCTCCTCCAATTCTTGCTAGTACATCTGTATCTCTTATAGTATTTTGAATAGTAAGTGAAATAAATTTTAAAACTTCATCCCCAATATTATGTCCATGATTATCGTTAATTTTCTTGAAAAAATCAATATCAATTGCAATAAGGCAAAAAGAAGTGTTGTGTCGTTTAGATAATTTGAAAAGTTTGTCACCTAATTCAAAAAAATATCTTCTGTTAGAAATTTTTGTTAAATAATCTATTGTAGAAATTTTAATGAGTTTTGCATTAGATGTTTTTAACTTTTTACTTGTAAGTTCCAGTTTTTTGGTTCTTTCCTTAACTTTGTATTCTAAGTTTTGATTTAATTTTTCAATGATATATTGTCTTTTATTTATTATTTTTAAAAAATAGAAGGCTATAAAGCCAAAAACAATAGCTATTAAAAGAGTAATACCATATAAAATATTAGATTTATTTTTTATTTCATTTACATTTTCTAAATAAGATTGAATAGGTATACTAACTCTTAAGCCTCCAATTACGTCATTTAATTTATATTCCTGAGCTTCGTGGCAGGATATGCAAGAACTTTTTACTTTAAGTGATCCTAAAAAATTATATTTGTCTTTCGCAATTTCAGTGTAGTACTTTTCACTTTTTTTATCTTTTAAATAAAGCAAAGCTCTTTTTTCAAAGCCATCAGGACTATTATCTGGGTTAAGTGGTCTTAGACTAGTTATTCTAAAAAAATAATCACCATGTTTATTTGCTAATTCAGATATTTGTCTGGTCATCCACGCTGGATTGATTTTAATTAATACTTTATTTTCTTTAGTATAGAGAATATTGTCTTCTAAATAAGGATTGGGTTTTATATTGTCGTGCTGTATAACATAAACAGATTTATGATCAGAATTCCATTGTCTGGTATAAGTCATAGATTTAAAGTTAGATAATGCTTCTTGAAATAACATTTCTTTTGACATTGTAAGATAGGATAATTGACTGTAATTAATATAATAAAACATCAATGATACTAGCGTGGATATGCTTATTAAGATAAATAGAATATATTTTTTCATTTTTTTACTTTATATATCTTTTATCTTAATAATAGCACAAATAAGATTGTAACTTATCTGCTCTTTTTTAGTTTGGATTTTTTCTTAACTTTTTTCTTTTTTAAAACTTTTCTTTTTTCAAAGGCTTTTTTATCTGCAATTTTTGCTAATTTTTTTTTGCTTGGTTTTGCATTTTTATCAAGTATTTTTCTTGGTTTTTTTGTATAAACTTTTTTTTCTTCTTTTACTGGTGTTTCCGTTATTTCTACTTCTTCAATCATTGTATGCCTTTATATTTGCACAATTATAGCTAATTTTATTATATAAAGTACAATATGCAACTTATTTAAGATTATTCTTCTTTACAATCAATATCAAATAAAATACTGGCACCATATTCATAATCTAAAGCAATGTATTTTTTGTATTTTATTTTTTTAAAAACACTTTTATTGTTTTCGTAAAATACTTTTTTTGATGAAAGTTCTACTATTGTATCCTCTTCATTTAATATTGAACGCACATCTTTATGTTTTAACCAGTAACCATATCTTGAAAAAGTATTTTGCCAAAGCCTAAAAGAGCAGGTCGAATCTTTTGTAAGTTCGAAAACTTCGCCATCATCTTCTGTATACCAATTAGCATTTGAACAAGCATATAGTTCGACTTTTTTACCTCTTATTTCTTTTTTTCTTATTTCAATATTTCCAACTTTACATGAGGGGCAAATGCCTAGAGTTTTAATAAATGACATATTAGTCCTTTTCTTTTTTTAATTATAGGAAAGAAAGAAAGATATAATCAAATATATGACAAATTGTAATAATTTATCATAAAATATAAATAATTATAAGTGTTTGTTTTTATAAAGAACGGGTGCAATTATTGTGCTATAAGGTAAGCTTAATACTAATGTAATATTATATATCACTTAAAAATAATTTTAATTTTTGATTTGTATTTAAAGAAAGGCAAAAATGAAAAAAACAAACTCCATAACTTTTAAGCTTAGTACTGTTTTTATTAGTATTCTTTTACTCTCTTTTGTCATTATTATGTCTTATAACTATTATAAATCTTCTTTGCATTCATATGCGTATATTAATAAAGTTACGGATGAGTTGGCTTTAAAAACTATTTCACGCACAAGTGCTTATTTAAATGATGCAAATACGCCTTTGAGGGTAATCTCAAGCATCACTCCTTCTGAAATTTTTTCTAATTATGAAAATACTTTATCTGTAATGAATGAGTATATTCATACCAATAAACATTTAGCAAGTATTTTTATTGGAGACAAAAATGGGAATTTTTTTCAAGTTAGAAGAGAACCTGCTTTTGCACTTAGAATTATAAAAAAACAAGATGATGTGTTTATGGATACTTGGACATATGATAATAATAAAATTGTAAAAAAACTAGCTACTTATGATGCAAGAACACGTACTTGGTATAAAGATGCAAAAAAGAATAAAATTTCTATATCTGAACCTTATTTATTTTCTTCGACGGGCAAACTTGGAATTACTGTTTATTATGCTTTTTATGAGAATGAAAAAAAATCATATGTGGTCGCAAGCGATATTTCATTGAGCTCTTTAAGCTCTTTTATTAAAAATGAGGCCAATAGTATTGGAGGGGTGATTTCTTTAATTAGTTCAATAGGCGATATTATAGTTTCTTCTGAGGACGTTATTAATAAAAACTCTTTATTAAAAAATATAAATAAACTTGATTTTAATAATGTAACTATTCAAAGTGCAAAAGCTTATTTAAATGGGAATAAAACAGGTCGTTTTAAAGATAAAGAAGGCGATACCTATGTATATATTGGAAAAAACTTTAATCCCAGTGAAAATTTATCCTGGAATATTGTTATTTCAGTTCCAGAGGGTAAAATCTTAGAAGGTGTAAATAATACTTTTTTTGAAACACTTATTATTTCTTTTATTATCTTAATTTTATTTTTATTAATCGCTTTAAAAATATCTCAGGGTTTATCAAAACCAATAATACGTTTATCTGAAGATATTAAAAACCTAGAACAACTGGATTTAGATATCTTAATTGATAACAGTTCTACCATTACAGAGATTAATACTGCACAGAATTCTCTTATTTCTTTACGACTTGGTTTAAAATCATTTTCAAAATATATGCCTTCGGATTTGGTAAAAATTCTAATTAAAAGTAAAAAAGAGATTAAAATTGGTGGAAGTGAAAAAAACTTAGCCATTATGTTTACTGATATTGAAAGTTTTACAACAATATCTGAAAAACTGCTAACAAAAGATTTGACGCAGTATTTATCAGAATATTTTGATGTAATGGAAAAAGTCATCTCAAGTCACGAAGGTACTATTGATAAATATATTGGTGATGCTGTTATGGCTTTTTGGGGTGCACCTCTTGATATTGAAGATCCTATTGAAAAAGCAGTAAGATCATCTCTTATTTTACAAGAAAAACTTTTAGTTTTTAATGATGAATTATTTAAAAAAGTAGGAGTTAGGTTTAATACCAGAATTGGTGTTCATTATGGTAAAACACTTGTTGGTAATATTGGAAGTAATGACAGAATGAATTATACAATAATAGGTGACAACGTAAATATAGCAGCAAGACTTGAGAATATAAATAAAGTCTATAAAACTAAAATTATAATTTCCAATGAAGTTTATGAAAAAATTGCTTCAAATTTTGATATTGTTTATTTGGATGAGTTGGCGTTGAAAGGCAAAAGCATTTCAACAAAAATTTATGAAGTAAGAGGTCTTTTATAATTGAAAACTAACAATAATAAAAGACCCTTGATAGTTATTTTAAGCCTTGTTTTTGGAAGTTTAATATTCTTGTCTTTTATTATTATAATGTCCTACAATTATTACAAAACATCAAAACAATCACATTCTTATATAAATAATGTACAAAATGACTTAGCCTCTAAAACAATTTTTAAAGTAATGGATTATTTAAATGAAGGGAACAGTGCTTTAAAAATTATTTCAGGG of the Campylobacteraceae bacterium genome contains:
- a CDS encoding diguanylate cyclase, with product MKKYILFILISISTLVSLMFYYINYSQLSYLTMSKEMLFQEALSNFKSMTYTRQWNSDHKSVYVIQHDNIKPNPYLEDNILYTKENKVLIKINPAWMTRQISELANKHGDYFFRITSLRPLNPDNSPDGFEKRALLYLKDKKSEKYYTEIAKDKYNFLGSLKVKSSCISCHEAQEYKLNDVIGGLRVSIPIQSYLENVNEIKNKSNILYGITLLIAIVFGFIAFYFLKIINKRQYIIEKLNQNLEYKVKERTKKLELTSKKLKTSNAKLIKISTIDYLTKISNRRYFFELGDKLFKLSKRHNTSFCLIAIDIDFFKKINDNHGHNIGDEVLKFISLTIQNTIRDTDVLARIGGEEFAIILKDTNINGAKELAEKIRFNIDSHLYTTSTLKIHCTISLGLVSMNKEDKSLSTLLDKADIALYQAKEAGRNTYRVFQQ